Genomic DNA from Streptococcus uberis:
CTCACTTAATTATTCTTCATCTAAAAAGCTATTGAAAACTTCTTCAATCATATCCCATTCAGCATCTGAATCTTCAGGAATTGGTTGCAAGTCTCCTTCAGTTCCATCTTCATTTTCAGTAAAAGAATAAGCTTGAATTTCAATTTCTCCAGCTTCATCTTCTTCAGAACCTGCTGGTACTAAAAGAACATAGTTCTTACCAAATTCTTCTTTACCATCAATTGTCAATAAAATTTCAAATAATGATTCGTTACCTTGTTCATCTACAAGTGTAATAACTTCATGTTCATGATCATGATCGTGATTATGTGCCATTTTTTTCTCCTTAAAAGGTTCTATCTAAATAATTTTGTAAAATTAATT
This window encodes:
- a CDS encoding DUF1292 domain-containing protein, which produces MAHNHDHDHEHEVITLVDEQGNESLFEILLTIDGKEEFGKNYVLLVPAGSEEDEAGEIEIQAYSFTENEDGTEGDLQPIPEDSDAEWDMIEEVFNSFLDEE